DNA from Variovorax sp. PBL-H6:
CCGAGCGCGCGGCGCTTCTCGCGGATTGCGGTGTCGGTGGTCTTCAGTTGGCGCGCCAGGCGGCGATCGGAGAAGCCCTTCTTCTTGAGGGCGAGCAGCGTGTCGCGGTCGATGTCGTCGAGCGACTTGGTTTCCAGCTCGAGCTCGATCTTCACGATTTCCTCGATCTGCACCAGGAACCACGGATCGATCTTCGTGAGCGCGTGCACCTCATCGACGGACAGGCCCATGGCGAAGGCGTCGCCCACATACCAGATGCGGTCGGGGCCGGGCTCGCCGAGCTCCTTCTCGAGCACCTCTCGGTCCTGCGTCTTCTCGTTCAGGCCATCCACGCCGACCTCGAGTCCGCGCAGCGCCTTCTGGAACGATTCCTGGAAAGTGCGGCCCATGGCCATCACCTCGCCCACCGACTTCATCTGCGTGGTCAGGCGCGAATCGGCCTGCGGGAACTTCTCGAAGGCAAAGCGCGGAATCTTGGTGACCACGTAGTCGATGCTGGGCTCGAAGCTGGCCGGCGTGGCGCCGCCGGTGATGTCGTTGCGCAGTTCGTCGAGCGTGTAGCCCACGGCCAGCTTGGCCGCGACCTTGGCGATCGGGAAGCCGGTAGCCTTGGACGCCAACGCCGAGGAACGCGAGACGCGCGGGTTCATCTCGATCACGACCATCCGGCCGTCCTTCGGATCGATCGAGAACTGCACGTTGGAGCCGCCGGTGTCGACGCCGATCTCGCGCAGCACGGCCAGCGAGGCGTTGCGCAGGATCTGGTATTCCTTGTCCGACAGGGTCTGCGCGGGTGCGACGGTGATCGAGTCGCCCGTGTGCACACCCATCGGGTCGAGGTTCTCGATCGAGCAGACGATGATGCAGTTGTCCGCCTTGTCGCGCACCACCTCCATCTCGTATTCCTTCCAGCCGAGCAGCGATTCCTCGATCAGCAGTTCGTTGGTCGGCGAGGCTTCCAGGCCGCGCTTGCAGATGGTTTCGAACTCTTCCGGGTTGTAAGCGATGCCACCACCGGTGCCGCCGAGCGTGAAGCTGGGACGGATCACCACGGGGAAACCGACGGTCTTCTGCACCGCCCAGGCCTCGTCCAGCGAGTGGGCGATGCCCGAGCGCGCCGAGCCCAGGCCGATCTTGGTCATCGCGTCCTTGAACTTCAGGCGGTCCTCGGCCTTGTCGATGGCTTCAGGCGTAGCGCCGATCAGCTCGACCTTGTACTTGTCGAGCACGCCATTGCGCCAGAGGTCCAGCGCGCAGTTCAGCGCGGTCTGACCGCCCATGGTCGGCAGGATGGCATCGGGCCGCTCCTTGGCGATGATCTTCTCGACCGTGGGCCAGGTGATGGGCTCGATGTAGGTCACGTCGGCCGTGGCCGGGTCGGTCATGATCGTCGCGGGGTTGCTGTTGATCAGAATGACCTTGTAGCCCTCCTCGCGCAGCGCCTTGCAGGCCTGCACGCCGGAATAGTCGAACTCGCAGGCCTGCCCGATGATGATCGGGCCGGCGCCGATGATGAGAATGCTCTTGAGATCGTTGCGCTTAGGCATTCTTCTGCCCTTCTTTGTGACTTTGCATGAGCGCCGTGAAGCGGTCGAACAGGTAGCCGATGTCGTGCGGACCCGGCGAGGCCTCCGGGTGTCCCTGGAAGCAGAAGGCGGGCTTGTCGGTGCGTGCGAGGCCCTGCAGCGTGCCGTCGAACAGGCTGACGTGGGTGGCGCGCAGGTTGGCCGGCAGCGTCTTCTCGTCGACCGCGAAGCCGTGGTTCTGGCTGGTGATGCTCACGCGGGCGTTGTCGAGGTCCTTGACGGGGTGGTTGGCGCCGTGATGGCCGAACTTCATCTTGAAGGTCCTGGCGCCGGAGGCCAGCGCCATGATCTGGTGGCCCAGGCAGATGCCGAAGACTGGGATGCCGGTCTCGATCAGCTCGCGCGTAGCCGCGATCGCGTAGTCGCACGGCTCCGGGTCGCCCGGTCCGTTGGCCAGGAAGATGCCGTCCGGCCGCAGCTTGAGGACGTCGGCCGCAGGCGTCTGGGCCGGCACGACGGTGATGCGCGCGCCGCGCTGCGCGATCATGCGCAGGATGTTTTTCTTGACGCCGTAGTCATAAGCCACGACGTGAAACTTCGGTGTGATCTGCACGCCGTAGCCCGGCTTGCCGTCCACGTGGACGAGCTTCCACTCGGTCTGCGTCCATTCGTAGGTTTCCTTGACCGATACCACCTTGGCCAGATCGAGGCCGGACATGCTGGGCGCGGCCTTGGCGGCCGAAATCGCCTTGTCGATCAGGCCCTGCGAAATGCTCTCGCCCGGCGCCAGGCCGAGGATGCAGCCGTTCTGCGCGCCGTGCGTGCGCAGATGACGTGTGAGCTTGCGGGTGTCGATGTTCGCGATGGCGACCGTCTTGCCGCGCGCCAGGTACTCGGCGAGCGTGGCGCTCTTGCGGAAGTTGGAGGCCAGCAGCGGCAGGTCCTTGACGATCAGGCCCGCGGCATGGATCTTGTCGGCCTCGATGTCTTCCTCATTGACGCCATAGTTGCCGATGTGCGGATACGTGAGCGTCACGATCTGCTGGCAATAGCTGGGGTCGGTCAGGATTTCCTGATAACCGGTCATGGCAGTGTTGAACACCACTTCGCCGGTGGTGGCGCCTTGCGCGCCGATCGAATTGCCGAGAAAGACCGTGCCGTCTGCAAGCGCCAGGATGGCGGGCGGGAATTTTCCCTTGAGAGACAAAAGCACTGGGATCTCCGAATGGATGACGCCCACGGCGGACCCAAGATGAGGCTCTTGGTCGCGACTTTCGTCGAGGAGTTGGCTTGCGTGCGCTATGGGCGGGGTGTGAGCGGGAAAGCCCTTGATTATAGCCCGCGAGGGCTTACCCTTTGCCCGTGGCGGCGCTCGCGTGCAGGCAGATGGCCGCCGCGGCAGCGACGTTGAGCGACTCCTCGCCACCCGGCTGTGCGATGCGCACCTGCAGGGTCGCGCGGGCTTCCAGCGCCGCAGAAAGCCCCTGCCCTTCGTGGCCCATCAGCCAGGCGCAGGGGCTCGGCAGGCGGGACCGGTGCAACCATTCGCCACGGTGCGAGCTGGTAGCGATGCAGGGCACGGCCAGGGCATCGAGCGCCTCCAGTTCGACACCTTCGACCAGGCGCAAACCGAAATGCGCGCCCATGCCTGCCCGCAGGACCTTGGGCGACCACAACGCCGCCGTACCCTTGAGCGCGATCACCTGGGCAAAGCCGAAGGCCGCCGCGCTGCGCAGGATGGAGCCGACATTGCCGGCGTCCTGGAGCCGGTCGAGCACCACGGTCGCGACATCTGGGGCGATCGGCAGCGGCGCCGGCTGGTGGAGCACGAAGCCCATCGCGCCCGGCGATTCCAGCCCGCTCACACCGGCCAGCAGTGCATCGGCGACCACCACGGTCTTGTCGGCCGAGCCGGTCCATTCGTGACGGGCGGACGGCCAGACGGATTCGCTGAAGATCGCGAGGGCCGCGCGCACCCCATGCTCTCGCGCCGCCCTGCACAGGTGGTCGCCCTCCACCCAGATGCGGCCCGACTTGCGATACCCCCCCGGATCGT
Protein-coding regions in this window:
- the carA gene encoding glutamine-hydrolyzing carbamoyl-phosphate synthase small subunit; this translates as MLLSLKGKFPPAILALADGTVFLGNSIGAQGATTGEVVFNTAMTGYQEILTDPSYCQQIVTLTYPHIGNYGVNEEDIEADKIHAAGLIVKDLPLLASNFRKSATLAEYLARGKTVAIANIDTRKLTRHLRTHGAQNGCILGLAPGESISQGLIDKAISAAKAAPSMSGLDLAKVVSVKETYEWTQTEWKLVHVDGKPGYGVQITPKFHVVAYDYGVKKNILRMIAQRGARITVVPAQTPAADVLKLRPDGIFLANGPGDPEPCDYAIAATRELIETGIPVFGICLGHQIMALASGARTFKMKFGHHGANHPVKDLDNARVSITSQNHGFAVDEKTLPANLRATHVSLFDGTLQGLARTDKPAFCFQGHPEASPGPHDIGYLFDRFTALMQSHKEGQKNA
- a CDS encoding TrmH family RNA methyltransferase, with amino-acid sequence MTAAEPSHVSSRDNPLLKELRKLAHDPGGYRKSGRIWVEGDHLCRAAREHGVRAALAIFSESVWPSARHEWTGSADKTVVVADALLAGVSGLESPGAMGFVLHQPAPLPIAPDVATVVLDRLQDAGNVGSILRSAAAFGFAQVIALKGTAALWSPKVLRAGMGAHFGLRLVEGVELEALDALAVPCIATSSHRGEWLHRSRLPSPCAWLMGHEGQGLSAALEARATLQVRIAQPGGEESLNVAAAAAICLHASAATGKG